The Musa acuminata AAA Group cultivar baxijiao chromosome BXJ1-3, Cavendish_Baxijiao_AAA, whole genome shotgun sequence genome window below encodes:
- the LOC103978023 gene encoding uncharacterized protein LOC103978023 isoform X1 produces the protein MFKNAICIADKLHPTSVYLIDKTVRRAEAGVPKMVEEVAPFRSTGFTDPGWEHGVAQDEKRKKVKCNYCGKIVSGGIYRLKQHLARISGEVTYCKKAPEEVFMKMKENLEGYRSNRKRHLEDEEQSFDLHSNHDDEEEEELDYKQKGREARIARNLVTSITPLRSLGYIDPGWEHGVAQDEKKKKVKCNYCEKIVSGGINRFKQHLARIPGEVASCKMAPEEVYLKMKENMKWHRTGRRRRPETKEVAALYMHPENEDENEHANDMIKSIRTVDDHDVSTSKTMRKRSRGRSPGNGARGAELPLKQIALDSVLSNTQKIRFPLSYKLLKQKRRSIRRSRKEVLSAICRFFYYAAIPFNAADSPYFHKMLDLVSQYGHGFKSPTSRLISGRSLQDEVQTTKEYFVEIKASWATTGCSILADSWRDVQGKTIINFLVSCPRGTYFISSVDASDVVKDATCLFKLIDKVVEEVGERNVVQVITENTAFYKAAGKLLEEKRRSLFWTPCAAYCIDQILEDFTEIKWVKECLEKGQKITRFIYNHIWLLNLMKKEFTAGKEILKPAITRFLTSFLTLRCLQDHRSALKRMFHSSRWMSSQLAKSDEGKEVEKIIFNSTFWKKTHYVNKSVDPVVQMLTEVGSNRTLSMPSIYNGIYSAKLTMKAVHADSEQKYGPFWSVLDNHWNSVFHHPLYVAAYFLNPSYRYRPDFMAIPEVIRGLNECITRLEPDTGRRISAAAQISDFVYAKADFGTELALSTRIDLDPAAWWQQHGINCLELQRIAVRILSQSCTSFGCKPNWSTFDHTHATRHSHLAQKRLNDFAYVHYNLRLRERERQLKRITDESISFDNVFLERLLDNWIVSIDQPALLDDEEALYHNAEQAESYGIEINENEEFNRGSKKTSTDIALPELLETSGAHPAGVGAATDEDDTDLDFLDDDLDD, from the exons TGCTCAAGATGAGAAAAGGAAAAAAGTGAAGTGCAATTATTGTGGAAAGATAGTTAGTGGAGGAATATATAGATTGAAGCAACACTTGGCTAGAATATCTGGCGAAGTTACATACTGTAAAAAGGCTCCAGAAGAAGTCTTcatgaaaatgaaagaaaatcTTGAAGGATATAGATCTAACAGAAAACGACACTTAGAAGATGAAGAGCAATCTTTTGATCTGCACTCAAATCATGAtgatgaagaggaggaagaactTGACTATAAGCAGAAGGGACGGGAGGCTAGAATTGCCAGAAATTTAGTTACAAGTATAACGCCTCTTAGGTCATTAGGATATATAGATCCTGGATGGGAACATGGTGTTGCTCaagatgagaagaaaaagaaggtaaAATGCAATTATTGTGAAAAAATAGTTAGTGGTGGAATAAACCGATTTAAACAACATTTAGCTAGAATTCCTGGGGAAGTTGCATCCTGCAAGATGGCTCCAGAGGAAGTGTATCTTAAGATGAAAGAGAACATGAAATGGCATCGTACTGGAAGGAGACGAAGGCCTGAGACCAAGGAAGTTGCAGCCCTCTATATGCATCCAGAAAATGAGGATGAGAATGAGCATGCAAACGACATGATCAAATCAATACGTACAGTTGATGATCATGATGTTTCTACCAGTAAAACCATGCGTAAAAGATCCAGGGGGAGATCACCAGGAAATGGTGCAAGGGGTGCAGAACTGCCGTTGAAACAGATTGCCTTAGATTCTGTGCTTTCAAACACACAAAAAATTCGTTTCCCACTTTCCTACAAGCtattaaaacaaaaaagaagatcCATTAGAAGAAGTCGTAAAGAAGTTCTTTCTGCAATCTGCAGATTTTTTTACTATGCTGCAATACCTTTCAATGCAGCAGACTCTCCGTACTTCCACAAGATGCTGGATTTAGTTAGTCAATATGGACATGGATTTAAGAGCCCTACAAGCAGATTAATTTCAGGTCGGTCACTCCAGGATGAAGTTCAAACTACCAAAGAATATTTTGTAGAAATTAAAGCTTCTTGGGCTACAACTGGTTGCAGTATTTTGGCAGATAGCTGGAGGGATGTGCAGGGAAAAACAATAATCAATTTCCTGGTATCTTGCCCGAGAGGAACATACTTTATATCTTCTGTTGATGCTTCTGATGTGGTAAAGGATGCAACATGTCTTTTCAAGTTAATAGACAAAGTTGTAGAGGAGGTAGGCGAGAGGAATGTGGTGCAG GTAATTACAGAAAACACTGCATTCTATAAAGCTGCTGGGAAGCTGctagaggagaagagaagaagtctATTCTGGACGCCTTGTGCTGCTTATTGCATTGATCAAATTCTGGAGGATTTCACAGAGATAAAATGGGTCAAAGAATGCCTTGAAAAAGGCCAAAAGATTACCAGGTTCATTTACAACCACATTTGGTTGCTAAATCTTATGAAAAAGGAATTTACAGCTGGTAAAGAAATTCTTAAACCAGCTATTACAAGGTTTTTAACTAGTTTTCTTACTTTGCGATGCCTGCAAGACCATCGGTCTGCTCTCAAAAGGATGTTCCACTCTAGTAGGTGGATGTCTTCCCAATTAGCCAAATCAGATGAGGGAAAGGAAGTTGAAAAAATCATCTTTAACTCGACGTTTTGGAAGAAGACACATTATGTGAATAAGTCTGTGGATCCAGTCGTCCAAATGCTTACAGAAGTTGGGAGTAACCGTACCTTGTCCATGCCATCAATCTATAATGGCATATACAGTGCTAAGCTTACAATGAAAGCAGTCCATGCTGACAGTGAACAAAAGTATGGCCCATTTTGGAGTGTTTTAGATAACCATTGGAATTCTGTATTTCACCATCCCCTCTACGTTGCAGCATACTTCCTTAATCCATCATATCGCTACCGACCAGATTTCATGGCG ATTCCAGAGGTCATTCGTGGTTTAAATGAGTGCATCACTCGACTGGAACCAGACACTGGAAGAAGAATTTCAGCTGCAGCACAG ATTTCTGATTTTGTTTATGCAAAAGCTGATTTTGGAACTGAGCTGGCGTTAAGTACAAGAATAGACTTGGATCCAG CTGCATGGTGGCAACAACATGGAATAAACTGCCTTGAGCTGCAACGAATTGCGGTTCGCATATTAAGCCAGTCGTGCACATCCTTTGGTTGCAAACCCAATTGGAGCACATTTGATCATACTCATGCTACGAGGCACAGCCATTTGGCTCAGAAAAGATTGAATGATTTTGCCTACGTCCACTACAACTTGCGTCTTAGGGAGCGGGAGAGGCAACTAAAAAGAATAACTGATGAATCAATATCTTTTGACAATGTCTTTTTGGAGAGATTGTTAGATAATTGGATCGTGAGCATTGATCAACCAGCTTTGCTAGACGATGAG GAGGCTCTCTACCATAACGCGGAGCAAGCAGAGTCCTATGGGATTGAAATCAATGAGAATGAGGAATTCAACAGAGGGTCCAAGAAGACTTCCACAGATATAGCATTGCCTGAACTATTGGAGACATCAGGTGCTCATCCTGCTGGAGTGGGTGCCGCGACCGATGAAGACGACACCGATCTTGATTTCCTtgatgatgatttggatgattag
- the LOC103978023 gene encoding uncharacterized protein LOC103978023 isoform X2 — MVEEVAPFRSTGFTDPGWEHGVAQDEKRKKVKCNYCGKIVSGGIYRLKQHLARISGEVTYCKKAPEEVFMKMKENLEGYRSNRKRHLEDEEQSFDLHSNHDDEEEEELDYKQKGREARIARNLVTSITPLRSLGYIDPGWEHGVAQDEKKKKVKCNYCEKIVSGGINRFKQHLARIPGEVASCKMAPEEVYLKMKENMKWHRTGRRRRPETKEVAALYMHPENEDENEHANDMIKSIRTVDDHDVSTSKTMRKRSRGRSPGNGARGAELPLKQIALDSVLSNTQKIRFPLSYKLLKQKRRSIRRSRKEVLSAICRFFYYAAIPFNAADSPYFHKMLDLVSQYGHGFKSPTSRLISGRSLQDEVQTTKEYFVEIKASWATTGCSILADSWRDVQGKTIINFLVSCPRGTYFISSVDASDVVKDATCLFKLIDKVVEEVGERNVVQVITENTAFYKAAGKLLEEKRRSLFWTPCAAYCIDQILEDFTEIKWVKECLEKGQKITRFIYNHIWLLNLMKKEFTAGKEILKPAITRFLTSFLTLRCLQDHRSALKRMFHSSRWMSSQLAKSDEGKEVEKIIFNSTFWKKTHYVNKSVDPVVQMLTEVGSNRTLSMPSIYNGIYSAKLTMKAVHADSEQKYGPFWSVLDNHWNSVFHHPLYVAAYFLNPSYRYRPDFMAIPEVIRGLNECITRLEPDTGRRISAAAQISDFVYAKADFGTELALSTRIDLDPAAWWQQHGINCLELQRIAVRILSQSCTSFGCKPNWSTFDHTHATRHSHLAQKRLNDFAYVHYNLRLRERERQLKRITDESISFDNVFLERLLDNWIVSIDQPALLDDEEALYHNAEQAESYGIEINENEEFNRGSKKTSTDIALPELLETSGAHPAGVGAATDEDDTDLDFLDDDLDD, encoded by the exons TGCTCAAGATGAGAAAAGGAAAAAAGTGAAGTGCAATTATTGTGGAAAGATAGTTAGTGGAGGAATATATAGATTGAAGCAACACTTGGCTAGAATATCTGGCGAAGTTACATACTGTAAAAAGGCTCCAGAAGAAGTCTTcatgaaaatgaaagaaaatcTTGAAGGATATAGATCTAACAGAAAACGACACTTAGAAGATGAAGAGCAATCTTTTGATCTGCACTCAAATCATGAtgatgaagaggaggaagaactTGACTATAAGCAGAAGGGACGGGAGGCTAGAATTGCCAGAAATTTAGTTACAAGTATAACGCCTCTTAGGTCATTAGGATATATAGATCCTGGATGGGAACATGGTGTTGCTCaagatgagaagaaaaagaaggtaaAATGCAATTATTGTGAAAAAATAGTTAGTGGTGGAATAAACCGATTTAAACAACATTTAGCTAGAATTCCTGGGGAAGTTGCATCCTGCAAGATGGCTCCAGAGGAAGTGTATCTTAAGATGAAAGAGAACATGAAATGGCATCGTACTGGAAGGAGACGAAGGCCTGAGACCAAGGAAGTTGCAGCCCTCTATATGCATCCAGAAAATGAGGATGAGAATGAGCATGCAAACGACATGATCAAATCAATACGTACAGTTGATGATCATGATGTTTCTACCAGTAAAACCATGCGTAAAAGATCCAGGGGGAGATCACCAGGAAATGGTGCAAGGGGTGCAGAACTGCCGTTGAAACAGATTGCCTTAGATTCTGTGCTTTCAAACACACAAAAAATTCGTTTCCCACTTTCCTACAAGCtattaaaacaaaaaagaagatcCATTAGAAGAAGTCGTAAAGAAGTTCTTTCTGCAATCTGCAGATTTTTTTACTATGCTGCAATACCTTTCAATGCAGCAGACTCTCCGTACTTCCACAAGATGCTGGATTTAGTTAGTCAATATGGACATGGATTTAAGAGCCCTACAAGCAGATTAATTTCAGGTCGGTCACTCCAGGATGAAGTTCAAACTACCAAAGAATATTTTGTAGAAATTAAAGCTTCTTGGGCTACAACTGGTTGCAGTATTTTGGCAGATAGCTGGAGGGATGTGCAGGGAAAAACAATAATCAATTTCCTGGTATCTTGCCCGAGAGGAACATACTTTATATCTTCTGTTGATGCTTCTGATGTGGTAAAGGATGCAACATGTCTTTTCAAGTTAATAGACAAAGTTGTAGAGGAGGTAGGCGAGAGGAATGTGGTGCAG GTAATTACAGAAAACACTGCATTCTATAAAGCTGCTGGGAAGCTGctagaggagaagagaagaagtctATTCTGGACGCCTTGTGCTGCTTATTGCATTGATCAAATTCTGGAGGATTTCACAGAGATAAAATGGGTCAAAGAATGCCTTGAAAAAGGCCAAAAGATTACCAGGTTCATTTACAACCACATTTGGTTGCTAAATCTTATGAAAAAGGAATTTACAGCTGGTAAAGAAATTCTTAAACCAGCTATTACAAGGTTTTTAACTAGTTTTCTTACTTTGCGATGCCTGCAAGACCATCGGTCTGCTCTCAAAAGGATGTTCCACTCTAGTAGGTGGATGTCTTCCCAATTAGCCAAATCAGATGAGGGAAAGGAAGTTGAAAAAATCATCTTTAACTCGACGTTTTGGAAGAAGACACATTATGTGAATAAGTCTGTGGATCCAGTCGTCCAAATGCTTACAGAAGTTGGGAGTAACCGTACCTTGTCCATGCCATCAATCTATAATGGCATATACAGTGCTAAGCTTACAATGAAAGCAGTCCATGCTGACAGTGAACAAAAGTATGGCCCATTTTGGAGTGTTTTAGATAACCATTGGAATTCTGTATTTCACCATCCCCTCTACGTTGCAGCATACTTCCTTAATCCATCATATCGCTACCGACCAGATTTCATGGCG ATTCCAGAGGTCATTCGTGGTTTAAATGAGTGCATCACTCGACTGGAACCAGACACTGGAAGAAGAATTTCAGCTGCAGCACAG ATTTCTGATTTTGTTTATGCAAAAGCTGATTTTGGAACTGAGCTGGCGTTAAGTACAAGAATAGACTTGGATCCAG CTGCATGGTGGCAACAACATGGAATAAACTGCCTTGAGCTGCAACGAATTGCGGTTCGCATATTAAGCCAGTCGTGCACATCCTTTGGTTGCAAACCCAATTGGAGCACATTTGATCATACTCATGCTACGAGGCACAGCCATTTGGCTCAGAAAAGATTGAATGATTTTGCCTACGTCCACTACAACTTGCGTCTTAGGGAGCGGGAGAGGCAACTAAAAAGAATAACTGATGAATCAATATCTTTTGACAATGTCTTTTTGGAGAGATTGTTAGATAATTGGATCGTGAGCATTGATCAACCAGCTTTGCTAGACGATGAG GAGGCTCTCTACCATAACGCGGAGCAAGCAGAGTCCTATGGGATTGAAATCAATGAGAATGAGGAATTCAACAGAGGGTCCAAGAAGACTTCCACAGATATAGCATTGCCTGAACTATTGGAGACATCAGGTGCTCATCCTGCTGGAGTGGGTGCCGCGACCGATGAAGACGACACCGATCTTGATTTCCTtgatgatgatttggatgattag